One Gordonia zhaorongruii DNA segment encodes these proteins:
- a CDS encoding UDP-N-acetylmuramoyl-L-alanyl-D-glutamate--2,6-diaminopimelate ligase has translation MNRAQERQDRPASHAVSLGELIELSGAGLDDPEGLEGVTGAGTQITGTTLRAQECAPGDLFAAMAGSRAHGAQFAVQAAQAGAVAVLTDERGLEIVRGSEGGESLPVLVHPNPRLVLGRMAARVNGDPSTQLTLIGITGTSGKTTTAYLTEAALRAAGYSVGLVGTTGSRIDGVPIHSELTTPEAPDLQRLLAVMLARGADYVVMEVSSHALSLGRVDGCRFAVGAFTNLSQDHLDYHKTMADYFDAKAALFTSGSPTRALRSVICVDDEWGAHMAAIAAGNDGPLVTVSTVSGDADEGWRVADVTASSQGVQRIEAVAPDGSRHVVRLPLPGAYNVANALVALALVTETGVDIDSAVRGLADVAVPGRVEKIERGQDFLAVVDYAHKPAAVEAVLSTLSVQSGNARVAVVLGAGGDRDTEKRPLMGAAAARGADLVIVTDDNPRSEDPAVIRAAVSAGARGVPEPERRASDIREIGDRRAAIVAAVEWARSGDVVLVAGKGHESGQEIDGVKHPFDDREVLGEALMGDGEALNVLVAPGGADVGVARRLLREMVALAADSGAGSAHRATPHRTWAVFGELADTRGATENARAVEHDGLGRQAVRVAVDKIIAVGGSRVVRALHQGAVMEGSWGDEAAFVETPEAAVEHMRSAPGYAPGPGDVVVIAGPEGLASTLIDYWRSGVGLRVRLVDV, from the coding sequence GTGAATCGAGCTCAGGAACGGCAGGACCGGCCGGCATCCCACGCGGTGTCCCTCGGCGAGCTCATCGAGTTGTCGGGTGCCGGACTGGATGATCCCGAAGGCCTCGAGGGCGTGACCGGTGCAGGAACTCAGATCACCGGAACCACGCTGCGTGCACAGGAGTGCGCCCCCGGCGACCTCTTCGCCGCGATGGCGGGCAGCCGGGCCCACGGAGCCCAGTTCGCGGTGCAGGCCGCGCAGGCGGGTGCAGTGGCGGTGCTGACCGATGAACGCGGTCTCGAGATCGTTCGCGGCAGCGAGGGCGGAGAGTCGCTTCCGGTGCTGGTGCACCCTAATCCGCGGCTCGTCCTCGGCCGGATGGCCGCCCGGGTGAACGGTGACCCGTCGACGCAGCTGACTCTGATCGGGATCACCGGTACGTCGGGCAAAACCACGACCGCCTATCTCACCGAGGCCGCACTGCGGGCGGCTGGATACAGCGTGGGACTGGTCGGGACGACCGGTTCGCGCATCGACGGAGTGCCCATCCACAGCGAGCTGACCACGCCGGAGGCGCCCGACCTGCAGCGGCTGCTCGCCGTGATGCTGGCCCGCGGGGCCGACTACGTCGTCATGGAGGTGTCCAGCCACGCGCTGTCACTCGGCCGGGTCGACGGATGCCGGTTCGCGGTCGGCGCGTTCACCAACCTGTCGCAGGACCATCTCGACTACCACAAGACGATGGCCGACTACTTCGACGCGAAGGCCGCCCTGTTCACCTCCGGATCGCCGACGCGGGCCCTGCGGTCGGTGATCTGCGTCGACGACGAGTGGGGCGCGCACATGGCGGCCATCGCGGCAGGTAACGACGGCCCGCTCGTGACGGTCTCGACCGTCTCCGGCGATGCCGACGAGGGCTGGCGGGTCGCGGATGTGACGGCGTCGAGTCAGGGCGTGCAGCGGATCGAGGCCGTTGCGCCGGATGGGTCGCGGCACGTCGTGCGGCTCCCGTTGCCGGGAGCCTACAACGTCGCCAACGCCCTGGTAGCGCTTGCTCTGGTGACCGAGACGGGCGTCGACATCGACTCCGCCGTGCGGGGACTCGCCGACGTAGCGGTTCCGGGACGGGTCGAGAAGATCGAACGCGGCCAGGACTTCCTGGCGGTCGTCGATTACGCTCACAAGCCGGCCGCCGTCGAAGCGGTGCTTTCGACGCTCTCCGTGCAGAGCGGGAACGCACGGGTCGCAGTGGTTCTCGGTGCGGGTGGTGACCGGGACACCGAGAAGCGGCCCCTGATGGGTGCCGCGGCGGCTCGCGGGGCCGACCTGGTGATCGTGACGGACGACAACCCGCGCAGCGAGGACCCGGCGGTGATCCGCGCAGCGGTGTCGGCTGGTGCCCGAGGCGTCCCCGAACCGGAGCGGCGGGCGAGTGACATCCGCGAGATCGGCGACCGGCGGGCCGCGATCGTCGCAGCCGTCGAGTGGGCGCGGTCCGGCGACGTGGTGCTCGTGGCGGGCAAGGGGCACGAGTCCGGACAGGAGATCGACGGAGTGAAGCATCCCTTCGACGACCGCGAGGTCCTCGGCGAAGCGCTCATGGGTGACGGTGAAGCGCTGAACGTGCTGGTCGCTCCCGGTGGAGCCGATGTCGGCGTCGCGCGTCGGCTGCTTCGCGAGATGGTCGCCCTCGCAGCCGATTCGGGTGCGGGAAGCGCTCATCGCGCCACGCCGCACCGGACCTGGGCGGTGTTCGGTGAGCTCGCCGACACGCGGGGAGCAACGGAGAATGCGCGTGCTGTGGAGCATGACGGGCTCGGCCGCCAGGCGGTGCGGGTGGCGGTCGACAAGATCATCGCGGTCGGCGGCAGTCGCGTCGTGCGCGCACTGCACCAGGGCGCGGTGATGGAGGGCTCGTGGGGCGACGAGGCGGCGTTCGTCGAGACCCCCGAGGCCGCGGTCGAGCACATGCGGAGCGCTCCCGGCTACGCTCCGGGACCGGGCGATGTGGTCGTCATTGCGGGGCCGGAGGGTCTCGCGAGCACGCTGATCGACTACTGGAGGTCCGGTGTCGGCCTGCGAGTCCGTCTCGTCGACGTGTGA
- the rsmH gene encoding 16S rRNA (cytosine(1402)-N(4))-methyltransferase RsmH produces MAERMFDLLAPALTRVSADGSGAVLIDGTLGAGGHTEYFLTRLTGLTVHAIDRDTAAIDIARERLGRLSTRVHFHHARYDEVADVARSAGLHTVDGVLLDLGVSSMQLDRADRGFAYSVDAPLDMRMNADDELTAADVLNTYDHGALARVLSEYGEERFAGKIASAVLRARAVEPFTTSGRLVELLYATIPAATRRTGGHPAKRTFQALRIEVNHELDSLRGVIPASLDLLEVGGRLAVMSYQSLEDRIVKRDFARMVRNTTPAGLPVDLPGTAARFALVTRGAEQADEAEREANPRSAPVRIRAIERVASDGGE; encoded by the coding sequence ATGGCCGAGCGGATGTTCGATCTACTCGCACCGGCGCTCACCCGCGTGTCCGCAGACGGCTCTGGTGCGGTGCTCATCGACGGAACGCTCGGCGCGGGCGGTCACACCGAGTACTTCCTCACCCGGTTGACCGGCCTCACCGTTCACGCGATCGACCGTGACACCGCAGCCATCGACATCGCACGCGAACGTCTCGGGAGACTCTCGACTCGAGTCCATTTTCACCACGCCCGGTACGACGAAGTGGCCGATGTCGCACGCTCGGCCGGCCTGCACACTGTCGACGGAGTGCTCCTCGACCTCGGAGTGTCGTCGATGCAGCTCGACCGTGCAGACCGAGGGTTCGCGTACTCGGTCGATGCTCCGCTCGACATGCGGATGAACGCCGACGACGAGCTGACCGCGGCCGATGTCCTCAACACGTACGACCACGGTGCACTCGCCAGGGTGCTCAGCGAGTACGGGGAGGAGCGGTTCGCCGGGAAGATCGCGTCGGCGGTTCTGCGGGCCCGGGCCGTCGAGCCGTTCACGACCAGTGGACGGCTCGTGGAACTCCTGTACGCGACCATTCCGGCGGCGACGCGGCGAACCGGGGGACATCCGGCCAAGCGCACGTTCCAGGCGCTGCGGATCGAGGTCAATCACGAGCTGGATTCACTCCGCGGCGTGATTCCGGCGTCCCTCGACCTGCTCGAGGTCGGTGGCCGCCTCGCCGTGATGAGCTACCAGTCACTCGAGGACCGGATCGTGAAACGGGATTTCGCGAGGATGGTCCGCAACACGACACCTGCCGGCCTGCCGGTGGATCTTCCGGGTACGGCCGCCCGGTTCGCCCTCGTCACGCGCGGGGCGGAACAGGCCGATGAAGCCGAACGGGAAGCGAACCCGCGCTCTGCGCCGGTTCGAATTCGGGCAATCGAACGTGTGGCGTCAGATGGGGGCGAATGA
- the mraZ gene encoding division/cell wall cluster transcriptional repressor MraZ, whose translation MARFVGTYTPKLDDKGRLTLPAKFRDALSGGVMVTRSQDRSLSVYRTEEFDAIADKAVTASRNDPEARAFLRYFFAGADEQRLDGQGRVSLSAEHRDYAELSKECVVIGSYDHLEIWDAQKWREYQAQHEETFSNAGSAALDSIL comes from the coding sequence ATGGCTCGCTTCGTCGGCACTTACACGCCAAAACTCGACGACAAAGGGCGACTCACGTTGCCCGCCAAGTTTCGGGACGCACTGTCAGGAGGGGTCATGGTCACGAGAAGCCAGGACCGAAGCCTGTCGGTGTACCGAACCGAGGAGTTCGACGCCATCGCCGACAAGGCGGTGACGGCATCGCGCAACGACCCGGAAGCGCGGGCCTTCCTCCGGTACTTCTTCGCAGGCGCCGACGAGCAACGGCTCGACGGTCAGGGGCGGGTGAGCCTCTCGGCGGAGCATCGCGACTACGCGGAGCTATCCAAGGAGTGCGTGGTCATCGGCTCGTACGACCACCTGGAGATCTGGGACGCGCAGAAGTGGCGCGAGTACCAGGCGCAGCACGAAGAGACGTTCTCGAACGCCGGATCGGCCGCCCTGGACTCGATCCTCTGA
- a CDS encoding LppM family (lipo)protein — translation MKSLRRVPTLAVVALLALVPLLSGCLTKSTTVGDQFSGRVLVAASPDAGPTTPAFDIPASLRSQVWATDFPSENAAPAPSSTKSPDAPGGPAPTAEGKSGAELSFDSLTAGQFSQLGDIIAAALPDPTATVDLKANRSGDFVRLRGSSSLAELEPKTSYLAITVDFAGPVIATNGQQTGDSTVTWLPQPGQTSDFNADSEYSDPATAAIPSWSWFMLLLCAAVIAFVAIAAFKNQDRMPRPGRVLPSRTFTRRSDEVPAEPEKSADD, via the coding sequence GTGAAGTCACTGCGCCGAGTCCCGACCCTCGCTGTCGTCGCACTGCTTGCGCTCGTGCCGCTCCTGTCGGGCTGCCTCACCAAGTCGACGACGGTCGGTGACCAGTTCTCCGGCCGTGTGCTGGTCGCAGCGAGCCCCGACGCCGGACCGACCACGCCGGCCTTCGACATTCCGGCATCACTGCGCAGCCAGGTGTGGGCGACGGATTTCCCGTCCGAGAACGCCGCGCCCGCCCCGTCGTCTACCAAGTCGCCCGACGCCCCGGGCGGCCCGGCACCGACCGCGGAGGGCAAATCCGGAGCCGAGTTGTCGTTCGACAGTCTCACCGCAGGTCAGTTCAGTCAGCTCGGCGACATCATCGCCGCCGCGCTCCCCGATCCCACCGCCACGGTGGATCTCAAAGCCAATCGCAGCGGCGACTTCGTCCGGCTGCGCGGGTCGTCATCACTCGCCGAACTGGAGCCGAAGACCTCGTATCTCGCGATCACCGTCGACTTCGCCGGCCCGGTGATCGCCACCAACGGTCAGCAGACCGGCGATTCCACTGTCACCTGGCTTCCGCAGCCGGGGCAGACCAGCGACTTCAACGCCGACTCGGAGTACTCCGACCCCGCGACGGCGGCGATCCCCAGCTGGTCGTGGTTCATGCTGCTGCTGTGTGCGGCTGTCATCGCGTTCGTCGCGATCGCCGCGTTCAAGAATCAGGACCGCATGCCGCGGCCCGGCCGGGTGCTCCCCAGCCGCACGTTCACCAGGCGCAGCGACGAAGTGCCCGCAGAGCCGGAGAAGTCCGCCGACGACTGA
- a CDS encoding peptidoglycan D,D-transpeptidase FtsI family protein translates to MTRSRSVRPPVSRAGGRSSAGAPPPPDDRLDELDTAPSDRFIGRQRMLWVIIVIVLVLVSGRMVYVHVINADSLSERAAQQRSVTQLLPAMRGSIVDRNGRLLAHTDEARALTFLPVSVRKQIDEEHKKDPALPDVRTRLQEIAAGVSSKLGGSISAEDLLAKLASDKDFVYLARSITPELAAQIMEEFPEVGADPQAIRVYPGGSLAANVVGDVNFDGNGLIGLESSLDPVLAGTDGTQTFDQGRDGAVIPGSKRNVHPAMDGDTVRLTLDSDLQWFVQSQVNMAKKASGANNVSAVVLDSKTGQVQAMANDNTFNASEPLGQQKDAELGNRSVTSPFEPGSVNKIVTAAAAIEAGVTTPEEVLQVPGSIRMSGITVNDAWPHGTQPFTTTGIFGKSSNVGTLMLAKRVGERRFADMLQKFGLGEQTGIALPGESPGAVPALSQWSGGSFANLPIGQGLSMTLLQMTSMFQAMANHGLRVPPRILSGTEEKGDPVQVVSPETARTVVDMFRAVMQSDDAGVQQGTGAEGAIAGYQTSGKTGTAQQVDPKCNCYSKSSYNITFAGIAPADDPRFVIGIMMDNPTRSSDGTGGQSAAPLFGTIGSWLLKHERVPFSDHPAPRLRLQS, encoded by the coding sequence ATGACCCGATCCCGTTCCGTGCGCCCACCGGTGTCCAGAGCGGGTGGCCGGTCGAGCGCTGGAGCGCCGCCGCCACCCGACGACCGCCTGGACGAGCTCGATACCGCACCCTCCGATCGGTTCATCGGCCGTCAGCGCATGCTCTGGGTGATCATCGTGATCGTGTTGGTGCTGGTGAGCGGCCGGATGGTCTATGTCCACGTGATCAATGCCGACTCGCTGTCCGAGCGTGCGGCCCAGCAGCGCTCGGTGACCCAGCTCCTGCCCGCTATGCGCGGGTCGATCGTCGACCGCAACGGTCGTCTCCTCGCGCACACGGACGAGGCACGTGCTCTCACCTTCCTGCCCGTATCGGTGCGCAAGCAGATCGACGAGGAGCACAAGAAGGACCCTGCGCTGCCCGATGTGCGCACGCGTCTTCAGGAGATCGCCGCCGGCGTGTCGTCCAAGCTCGGTGGAAGCATCAGTGCCGAGGATCTGCTGGCGAAGCTGGCGTCCGACAAGGACTTCGTGTACTTGGCGCGATCGATCACACCGGAGCTCGCCGCGCAGATCATGGAGGAGTTCCCCGAGGTCGGTGCTGATCCGCAGGCCATCCGCGTCTATCCCGGCGGATCGCTTGCGGCCAATGTCGTCGGCGACGTCAACTTCGACGGAAACGGGCTCATCGGCCTCGAGTCGTCGCTCGATCCGGTGCTGGCGGGCACGGACGGCACCCAGACATTCGACCAGGGGCGCGACGGCGCGGTCATTCCGGGCAGCAAGCGCAATGTGCACCCGGCCATGGACGGGGACACCGTCCGGCTCACGCTCGACTCCGATCTGCAGTGGTTCGTCCAGAGTCAGGTCAACATGGCCAAGAAGGCGTCGGGGGCGAACAACGTGTCGGCAGTGGTCCTCGACAGCAAGACCGGTCAGGTCCAGGCGATGGCGAACGACAACACCTTCAACGCATCCGAACCGCTCGGTCAGCAGAAGGACGCCGAACTCGGCAATCGCTCGGTGACGTCGCCGTTCGAGCCGGGTTCGGTGAACAAGATCGTCACGGCGGCCGCCGCCATCGAGGCCGGGGTCACCACACCGGAGGAAGTCCTGCAGGTACCGGGTTCGATCCGGATGTCCGGCATCACGGTGAACGACGCGTGGCCCCACGGGACGCAGCCGTTCACGACGACCGGCATCTTCGGCAAATCGTCGAACGTCGGCACCCTGATGCTCGCCAAGCGAGTGGGGGAGCGCCGGTTCGCCGACATGCTGCAGAAGTTCGGCCTCGGTGAGCAGACCGGCATCGCGCTGCCAGGTGAGAGCCCCGGAGCGGTGCCCGCGCTGAGCCAGTGGTCCGGTGGTTCGTTCGCGAACCTCCCCATCGGGCAGGGACTCTCGATGACGTTGTTGCAGATGACGTCGATGTTCCAGGCGATGGCGAACCACGGTCTGCGGGTGCCGCCGCGAATTCTCTCGGGCACGGAGGAGAAGGGCGACCCGGTTCAGGTCGTCTCCCCGGAGACGGCTCGCACGGTGGTCGACATGTTCCGGGCGGTCATGCAGAGTGACGACGCCGGCGTCCAGCAGGGCACCGGCGCCGAGGGGGCCATCGCCGGTTACCAGACCTCCGGCAAGACGGGCACCGCTCAGCAGGTCGACCCGAAGTGCAACTGCTACTCGAAGTCGAGCTACAACATCACGTTCGCCGGGATCGCGCCCGCTGACGATCCCCGTTTCGTGATCGGCATCATGATGGACAACCCGACGCGCAGCTCCGACGGAACCGGCGGACAGAGCGCGGCACCGCTCTTCGGGACCATCGGCTCGTGGCTGCTGAAGCACGAGCGCGTTCCGTTCTCGGACCACCCCGCTCCGAGGCTCCGGCTGCAGTCCTGA
- a CDS encoding SAV_6107 family HEPN domain-containing protein codes for MARTGATHTVDEHVVMRSRDLLERAEGLFDVASAVEDDGAERFRLFYLTAIRAAGAVLAVYEPSGPVRRRRNAGDAWSRIRAVAPEAHELAEYFGGLSTMRANVEAGLVRTVDSTLCARAERRAMEFLDLADATLLSYEQGRIGVRRRSSSRSSGRTGELLVS; via the coding sequence ATGGCACGCACAGGCGCGACGCACACCGTCGACGAGCACGTCGTGATGCGGAGCAGAGACCTCCTCGAACGAGCCGAAGGCCTGTTCGACGTGGCGTCGGCGGTGGAGGATGACGGTGCCGAACGGTTCCGGCTGTTCTACCTCACCGCGATCCGGGCGGCCGGAGCCGTGCTCGCCGTGTACGAGCCGTCGGGGCCGGTTCGCAGGCGTCGGAATGCAGGCGATGCGTGGAGCCGGATCCGCGCGGTGGCACCCGAGGCGCACGAGTTGGCTGAGTACTTCGGAGGGCTCTCCACGATGCGCGCCAATGTCGAAGCCGGTCTGGTGCGCACCGTCGACTCCACTCTGTGCGCTCGCGCGGAGCGTCGCGCGATGGAGTTTCTCGATCTTGCAGATGCGACACTTCTGTCCTATGAACAAGGCAGAATCGGGGTTCGCCGCAGATCTTCATCGCGCAGTAGTGGTCGAACCGGCGAACTACTCGTATCATGA
- a CDS encoding DUF3040 domain-containing protein — MPLSEHEQRMLDEIESALYAEDPKFASSVTKKRVVRPTARRRLIAVLGVLIGLGMLVGGLMVDVEIGGLKILSFAGFLVMFGAAAFGLLAGGHDNGDKGAASERGVKSGGKTHTPRGDGKSSKSSLSSRMEERFHRRFDQDGL; from the coding sequence GTGCCGCTTTCTGAGCACGAGCAGCGCATGCTCGACGAAATTGAAAGCGCGCTCTACGCCGAGGATCCGAAGTTCGCCTCGAGCGTCACTAAGAAGCGCGTCGTCCGCCCCACTGCGCGGCGCCGCCTCATCGCGGTGCTGGGTGTGCTGATCGGGCTGGGCATGCTGGTCGGCGGCCTGATGGTCGATGTCGAGATCGGCGGACTGAAGATCCTGAGCTTCGCCGGGTTCCTCGTCATGTTCGGTGCAGCCGCGTTCGGCCTGCTCGCCGGCGGCCACGACAACGGCGACAAGGGCGCCGCGTCGGAGCGTGGAGTCAAGTCCGGAGGCAAGACTCATACCCCCCGCGGGGACGGGAAGAGCTCGAAGTCGTCGTTGAGCTCGCGCATGGAAGAGCGGTTCCACCGTCGCTTCGACCAGGACGGTCTGTGA
- a CDS encoding GNAT family N-acetyltransferase, protein MTARTSSQIRLVELRAEEAHVWLDPAVHTYVTAMNYPRGTESQRIPLWRDHIARPGWFAVGALAPVSGVESLRPSISRLRVDGLRGAGQEVLVGVAYGYRGARDQWWNQQLRSGMRRAGRTAEDISAITADYFELTELHVHPTAQGCGVGERLLAALLAGRPEFAVLLSTPEVPHEENRAWSLYRRLGFQDVLRHFTFIGDPRPFAFLGRRLPLPRPFVSPPHSVSRR, encoded by the coding sequence GTGACCGCGCGAACCTCGTCCCAGATCCGGCTGGTGGAACTGCGCGCAGAAGAGGCACACGTCTGGCTCGACCCGGCCGTCCACACCTATGTGACGGCGATGAACTACCCGCGGGGCACCGAGAGCCAGCGGATCCCACTGTGGCGCGATCACATCGCGCGCCCCGGATGGTTCGCCGTCGGCGCTCTGGCACCGGTCTCCGGCGTCGAATCGCTGCGCCCCAGCATCAGCCGCCTCCGCGTCGACGGACTTCGCGGCGCCGGGCAGGAGGTCCTGGTCGGGGTCGCGTACGGCTACCGCGGCGCCCGGGACCAATGGTGGAATCAGCAGTTGCGATCGGGGATGCGACGCGCGGGCCGGACCGCCGAGGACATCTCCGCGATCACCGCCGACTACTTCGAGCTCACCGAACTGCACGTCCACCCGACAGCCCAGGGCTGCGGCGTCGGCGAGCGACTGCTGGCTGCGCTGCTCGCCGGCCGCCCCGAGTTCGCCGTTCTGCTGTCCACGCCCGAAGTGCCGCACGAGGAGAACCGGGCGTGGTCGTTGTACCGGCGTCTCGGTTTCCAGGACGTGCTGCGCCACTTCACCTTCATCGGCGACCCCCGCCCGTTCGCGTTCCTCGGCCGACGGCTTCCACTGCCCCGACCGTTCGTGAGCCCGCCGCACTCCGTGTCGCGAAGGTGA